One genomic segment of Nitrospira sp. includes these proteins:
- the metK gene encoding methionine adenosyltransferase, with product MRNNYLFTSESVTEGHPDKIADQISDGILDAILAQDKYSRVACETILTTGIAFVAGEISTKAYVEIPDIIREVIRDVGYNDASWGFDSHTCSVLTAIHQQSGDIAMGVDSGGAGDQGLMFGYATNETTELMPMPIVLAHRLTKRLAEVRKKKILNWVRPDGKSQVTVEYKNGKPVRIDTIVVSTQHSPDVTNKQIERDIMEKVIKPVMPKGLYNPTSVKHHINPTGRFVVGGPMGDTGLTGRKIIVDTYGGHGSHGGGAFSGKDPTKVDRSASYMARYIAKNIVAAGLADKCEVQLAYAIGVADPVSVLVDTKGTEKMAVESLDKLVRKHFPLTPRGIIDHLKLRRPIFRKTAAYGHFGRNEPEFTWEKTDKAKALRRDSGL from the coding sequence ATGAGAAACAACTATCTATTTACTTCTGAATCAGTCACCGAAGGGCATCCCGATAAGATTGCCGATCAGATTTCCGACGGAATCCTTGATGCAATCCTTGCCCAGGACAAATACTCGCGCGTCGCCTGCGAGACGATTCTCACGACCGGCATCGCCTTTGTCGCCGGTGAAATCTCGACCAAGGCCTATGTGGAAATTCCCGATATCATCCGCGAGGTGATTAGGGATGTCGGCTATAACGATGCCTCCTGGGGCTTCGACTCCCACACCTGTTCGGTCCTGACAGCCATCCACCAGCAATCCGGCGATATCGCCATGGGTGTGGACTCCGGTGGCGCGGGAGACCAGGGTTTGATGTTCGGCTACGCCACCAACGAAACCACCGAGTTGATGCCGATGCCGATCGTCCTGGCTCATCGCCTCACCAAGCGCCTCGCCGAAGTGCGCAAGAAGAAAATTCTCAACTGGGTGCGCCCGGACGGCAAGTCCCAGGTGACCGTCGAATACAAGAACGGGAAACCCGTGCGCATCGATACGATCGTCGTATCCACGCAGCATAGCCCCGACGTCACCAATAAGCAGATCGAACGGGACATCATGGAGAAGGTCATCAAGCCCGTCATGCCGAAGGGGCTCTATAACCCGACCAGCGTGAAGCACCACATTAACCCGACCGGCCGCTTCGTGGTCGGTGGTCCGATGGGTGATACAGGTCTTACCGGTCGCAAGATCATCGTCGATACCTACGGTGGCCACGGCAGCCACGGAGGCGGCGCCTTCTCCGGCAAGGATCCGACAAAGGTGGACCGCTCAGCCTCGTACATGGCCCGCTACATCGCCAAGAACATCGTCGCCGCCGGGCTCGCCGACAAGTGCGAAGTCCAGCTCGCCTATGCGATCGGCGTAGCCGATCCGGTTTCAGTGCTGGTCGATACCAAAGGCACTGAGAAGATGGCCGTCGAGAGTCTCGATAAGCTCGTGCGGAAGCATTTCCCATTGACCCCGCGCGGCATCATCGATCACCTCAAGCTCCGCCGGCCGATCTTCCGCAAGACCGCGGCCTACGGGCACTTCGGCCGCAATGAACCGGAGTTCACCTGGGAAAAGACCGACAAAGCCAAGGCCTTGCGCCGGGATTCAGGTCTTTAG
- the ahcY gene encoding adenosylhomocysteinase → MDYDVKDIKLADAGKLKIEWAEATMPVLRLIRKRFKRQQPLKGVRVTACLHVTTETANLAITLKAGGADVRLCASNPLSTQDEIAAALVQHEGIPTFAIKGEDNATYYRHIESAIAHRPHLSMDDGADVVSHLHSKRKDLLRNVIGGTEETTTGVIRLRSMAEKKVLKFPVISVNDADTKHMFDNRYGTGQSTMDGIIRATNRLVCGSVFVVAGYGWCGRGIAMRAKGMGADVVVTEIDPLKALEAVMDGYRVMPMEEAAPIGDFFVTVTGNLKVIRGEHFAKMKDGAIVCNSGHFNVELDIPALEKLAKKRKIVRDGVEQFTYKNGNRVSLLGEGRLVNLATAEGHPSSVMDMSFANQALAAEYIVKNYKMLEKKVYPVPAVIDKEISRLKLAGMGVDIDKLTKEQEKYLASWEMGT, encoded by the coding sequence GTGGATTACGATGTGAAAGACATTAAGCTGGCGGACGCAGGCAAGTTAAAGATCGAATGGGCCGAAGCCACCATGCCGGTGCTGCGACTCATCCGGAAGCGGTTCAAGCGGCAACAGCCGCTCAAGGGCGTACGGGTCACCGCCTGTCTCCACGTCACCACAGAAACGGCCAACCTGGCGATCACGCTGAAAGCCGGCGGAGCCGATGTGCGCCTCTGCGCCTCGAACCCCCTCAGCACGCAGGACGAAATCGCTGCCGCCCTTGTCCAGCACGAAGGAATTCCGACCTTCGCCATCAAGGGTGAAGACAACGCCACGTACTATCGCCACATCGAATCAGCCATTGCCCATCGTCCCCATCTCTCAATGGACGACGGAGCCGACGTGGTGTCGCATCTGCACTCCAAACGGAAAGATCTCCTGCGCAACGTGATCGGGGGGACGGAAGAAACCACGACAGGCGTCATTCGCCTGCGCAGCATGGCCGAGAAGAAAGTCCTCAAGTTCCCGGTCATCTCCGTCAACGATGCCGATACCAAGCATATGTTCGACAATCGGTACGGCACCGGTCAGTCCACCATGGACGGCATTATTCGCGCGACCAACCGGCTGGTCTGCGGGTCCGTCTTCGTCGTAGCCGGGTATGGCTGGTGCGGACGCGGCATTGCCATGCGCGCCAAGGGTATGGGCGCAGATGTCGTCGTCACCGAGATCGATCCATTGAAAGCCTTGGAAGCCGTCATGGATGGCTATCGTGTCATGCCGATGGAGGAAGCCGCCCCGATCGGCGATTTCTTCGTCACCGTAACCGGCAACTTGAAAGTTATTCGCGGCGAGCATTTCGCGAAGATGAAGGATGGCGCCATCGTCTGCAACAGCGGCCACTTCAACGTGGAGTTGGATATTCCGGCCTTGGAGAAACTGGCCAAAAAGCGGAAGATCGTCCGCGACGGCGTCGAGCAATTCACCTACAAGAACGGCAACCGCGTGAGTCTCCTCGGCGAAGGCCGCCTGGTCAATCTCGCGACCGCCGAAGGCCATCCTTCCAGCGTCATGGACATGAGCTTCGCCAACCAGGCGCTCGCTGCCGAATACATCGTGAAGAACTACAAGATGCTCGAGAAGAAGGTGTACCCCGTCCCTGCCGTCATCGACAAAGAAATCTCGCGGCTCAAACTCGCCGGCATGGGTGTGGACATCGACAAGTTGACGAAAGAACAAGAGAAGTATCTGGCATCGTGGGAGATGGGAACATAA
- a CDS encoding VIT1/CCC1 transporter family protein has product MQAASAYDPRLARDLILDELFDLSLYKALRGVTQPDVHDTLDELIKVETAHLAFWQRFFNLKLEQLDLGRRIKLSIMMLVCRLFGSTAVHLVLEAIEVHGVRKYLAVWRAYQGKPLAEALRGILMDEFKHEDVLVTALTQRKINPEKIRNIFLGLNDGLVEILGAVSGFFGAFGSTTMVLIAASTTAVAGALSMAAGAFLALNSEKEVKSTEVAKKIFLGEESEFTPMEEQPLSSALVVGSAYLLGAIVPVFPVLIGATDALFSILTAGLMVVLVSTVLSFLSGMDIKRRIVLNLVIITVAVSISYGIGIVAKNYWGIAL; this is encoded by the coding sequence ATGCAGGCTGCTTCAGCCTATGACCCTCGCCTCGCACGGGATCTGATCCTCGACGAGCTATTCGATCTTTCCCTCTACAAAGCCCTTCGGGGTGTGACTCAACCGGATGTCCATGACACGTTGGATGAATTGATCAAGGTTGAAACCGCCCATCTCGCCTTCTGGCAGCGATTCTTCAATCTCAAACTGGAGCAGCTCGACCTCGGACGGCGTATCAAACTATCCATCATGATGCTGGTCTGCCGGCTCTTCGGCTCGACGGCCGTCCACCTGGTCCTCGAAGCGATCGAAGTGCACGGGGTGCGGAAGTACCTGGCCGTCTGGCGGGCCTACCAGGGCAAACCGCTGGCCGAGGCCTTGCGCGGGATTCTCATGGATGAATTCAAGCATGAAGACGTGCTCGTCACGGCACTCACGCAGCGAAAGATCAACCCGGAAAAAATCCGCAATATTTTCCTTGGACTGAATGACGGCCTGGTGGAGATTCTTGGCGCGGTGAGCGGATTCTTCGGAGCCTTCGGCAGCACGACGATGGTGCTGATCGCCGCTTCGACCACGGCCGTCGCGGGAGCCCTGTCGATGGCCGCCGGTGCATTCCTAGCGCTTAATTCTGAGAAAGAAGTAAAATCGACCGAGGTGGCAAAGAAAATCTTCTTGGGCGAGGAATCGGAATTCACTCCGATGGAAGAGCAACCGTTGTCATCGGCGCTGGTGGTCGGCTCAGCCTACCTGCTGGGCGCCATCGTCCCGGTCTTCCCCGTGCTGATCGGCGCCACCGATGCGCTGTTTTCTATCCTGACGGCCGGCCTTATGGTGGTGCTCGTGTCGACGGTCCTGTCGTTCTTGTCCGGCATGGACATCAAACGACGGATCGTGCTCAACCTGGTGATCATCACCGTGGCGGTCAGCATCAGCTATGGCATCGGAATCGTGGCGAAGAACTACTGGGGGATTGCGCTGTAG
- a CDS encoding radical SAM protein produces the protein MKSNQGVCLRVFLIHVRDPQFYALPAKTRAKNGNIRVMGFPPIGIMSLSSVVKQAGHECVMFDQANPDTPNDVIIDQINREQPDLVGLSFLSTTSYPYAKILARQIRATNPKVKLAFGGVFASLNAPLVKLQCPEIDYVCRGDGEQLLLDLLANFDRPEAVASLTWMKDGKVVHNPNRPMERHLDQWPFPDRESLKLDFIESMPLDVPAVLSMERFTTMQTSRGCPWPCVFCDIPIFNEGKWRARTPAHVVAELKYLEEHGYGSVYFVDDHFLLQPKRIEAICNGVMDEKLTIQWGIEGRVDSVAQHLFPAMAKAHCRTIMFGIESGSQKILDRLKKEQTLAEVTTAVKNAKKAGIEIVHGFFTVGNPDETVEDMKATFDFAAKLPLDTFGFNRLCVYRGTPLWQEYVKRGLVQESTDWYKYFKCSEIDPTCLPGETINRVRQKGLQKLFMYKLFCYPIQTIRLLRRFLRFMPVRDVVFLITKPFMGQKKGATKSEVLSRAVEHADMKDAAAQMTQMTDEMLHDVLEASRAERERIQREAEGSRELPMFSAR, from the coding sequence TTGAAGTCGAACCAAGGAGTCTGTCTGCGAGTTTTTCTCATCCACGTCCGCGATCCCCAGTTCTACGCGCTTCCGGCGAAAACCCGCGCGAAAAACGGCAATATCCGTGTCATGGGTTTCCCGCCCATCGGCATCATGTCGCTCTCGTCCGTTGTGAAGCAGGCCGGGCACGAGTGCGTGATGTTCGATCAGGCGAATCCCGACACGCCGAACGACGTCATCATTGATCAGATCAATCGCGAGCAGCCGGATCTCGTCGGTCTGAGCTTCCTGAGTACGACCAGTTATCCCTACGCCAAAATTCTTGCGCGCCAGATTCGCGCAACCAATCCAAAAGTAAAACTGGCTTTCGGCGGCGTCTTTGCCAGTCTTAATGCCCCGCTGGTCAAATTGCAGTGCCCCGAAATCGATTATGTTTGCCGTGGTGATGGTGAGCAGCTGTTGCTTGATCTGCTCGCGAATTTTGACCGCCCGGAAGCCGTTGCCAGCTTGACGTGGATGAAGGACGGGAAAGTCGTTCACAATCCAAACCGTCCGATGGAACGCCATTTAGATCAATGGCCCTTCCCTGATCGAGAGAGTCTGAAGCTCGACTTCATCGAGTCGATGCCGTTGGATGTGCCGGCAGTCCTGTCGATGGAACGATTTACCACGATGCAGACCTCGCGCGGCTGCCCCTGGCCTTGCGTATTTTGCGACATTCCGATTTTCAACGAGGGCAAGTGGCGGGCGCGAACGCCTGCGCACGTGGTCGCCGAGCTCAAGTATCTCGAAGAGCATGGTTACGGGTCGGTCTATTTCGTAGACGACCATTTTCTGCTTCAGCCGAAGCGGATCGAGGCTATTTGCAACGGTGTGATGGATGAAAAGCTCACGATTCAGTGGGGCATCGAAGGTCGTGTCGATTCCGTTGCACAACATCTTTTTCCCGCGATGGCCAAGGCCCATTGCCGCACCATCATGTTCGGCATCGAGAGCGGCAGTCAGAAGATTCTGGATCGCCTGAAGAAAGAACAGACGCTGGCCGAGGTGACGACGGCGGTCAAGAATGCCAAGAAGGCCGGCATCGAGATCGTGCACGGATTCTTCACCGTCGGCAATCCTGACGAGACGGTCGAAGATATGAAGGCTACGTTTGACTTCGCCGCCAAGCTGCCGCTGGATACGTTCGGTTTCAACCGGCTCTGTGTCTACCGGGGGACCCCGCTGTGGCAGGAGTATGTGAAACGCGGGCTGGTGCAGGAATCCACTGATTGGTACAAATACTTCAAGTGCTCTGAAATCGATCCAACCTGTCTGCCGGGAGAAACCATCAATCGTGTGCGGCAGAAGGGGTTGCAGAAGCTGTTCATGTACAAGCTCTTCTGTTATCCGATCCAGACGATTCGTCTGCTCCGCCGATTCTTGCGGTTCATGCCGGTGCGTGACGTGGTATTCCTGATTACCAAGCCATTTATGGGGCAGAAAAAAGGCGCGACAAAATCCGAAGTGCTCTCGCGCGCGGTCGAGCACGCCGACATGAAAGATGCGGCGGCGCAGATGACGCAAATGACGGACGAAATGCTGCACGATGTCTTGGAAGCCTCCCGTGCTGAACGGGAGCGTATTCAACGAGAGGCCGAAGGGTCACGCGAACTTCCCATGTTTTCCGCACGATAG
- the sucD gene encoding succinate--CoA ligase subunit alpha, translated as MSILVNKNTRVVVQGITGKEGSFHATQCKAYGTKVVAGVTPGKAGQEVEGIPVFNTVRDAVKKEGCDTSLIFVPPPFCADAILEAADAGVKLIICITEGIPVNDMVKVKRALHGRDVRLIGPNCPGVITVDEAKIGIMPGFIHKKGIVGVVSRSGTLTYEAVHQLSTLGLGETTCVGIGGDPVNGTGFVDVLALFEKDPETQGIVMIGEIGGDAEEKAAEFIKKNVKKPVVSFIAGITAPPGRRMGHAGAIVSGGKGTAAEKMKTLESAGVKVVKNPAEIGNAIKLALGR; from the coding sequence ATGTCAATTTTGGTGAATAAAAACACGCGAGTGGTAGTGCAGGGGATAACGGGCAAGGAAGGCTCGTTCCATGCGACGCAGTGCAAGGCGTATGGCACGAAGGTCGTTGCCGGTGTCACTCCCGGGAAGGCCGGACAGGAAGTTGAAGGCATTCCCGTGTTCAATACAGTACGGGATGCGGTCAAGAAAGAGGGCTGTGACACATCGCTGATTTTCGTGCCGCCGCCTTTCTGCGCCGATGCGATTCTGGAAGCCGCCGATGCCGGGGTGAAGCTGATCATCTGTATCACCGAAGGTATTCCGGTGAACGATATGGTGAAGGTGAAGCGAGCCTTACATGGCCGCGATGTGCGATTGATCGGGCCGAACTGCCCGGGCGTGATTACGGTCGATGAAGCGAAGATCGGGATCATGCCAGGATTTATCCATAAGAAGGGCATCGTCGGTGTCGTCTCGCGCAGCGGGACCCTGACCTATGAAGCGGTGCACCAGCTGTCGACCTTAGGTCTTGGCGAAACTACCTGCGTCGGGATCGGGGGCGATCCGGTCAATGGAACCGGCTTCGTCGATGTGTTAGCGTTGTTCGAGAAAGATCCCGAGACCCAGGGGATCGTGATGATCGGTGAAATCGGTGGCGATGCCGAAGAGAAAGCCGCTGAGTTCATCAAGAAGAATGTGAAGAAGCCGGTCGTGAGTTTTATCGCCGGCATCACGGCACCTCCAGGCCGCCGCATGGGCCACGCCGGTGCCATCGTCTCCGGCGGGAAGGGCACGGCAGCTGAAAAGATGAAGACCCTCGAATCAGCCGGTGTGAAGGTTGTGAAGAATCCGGCAGAGATCGGCAACGCCATCAAGCTCGCGTTAGGCCGCTAG
- the sucC gene encoding ADP-forming succinate--CoA ligase subunit beta: protein MNVHEFQAKQLFAQFGVPVPRGKEVTSPEAATAWANELNTPVFVVKAQIHAGGRGKAGGVKITKDKAAVAGLAKELIGKTLVTHQTGPKGRQVHRLLLEEGANISKELYLSILVDRDSGWPVFIASTEGGMEIEEVAEKTPEKIIKELIDPAVGFQGYNGRNVAFALGLNTIEPAVMNPFIQMMGNLYRMFMEKHAAMVEINPLIITKEKTIVALDGKVSFDDNALFKHADVQQMRDLNEEEPLEIEAGASNLNYVKLDGNIGCMVNGAGLAMATMDVIKLAGSEPANFLDVGGGATKETVAAGFRILLKDPNVKGIFINIFGGIVRCERIANGVIEAAKEVKITVPLVVRLQGTNAEEGRKLLAESGLKLEVANDLWEAAQKIVKLTGKAA, encoded by the coding sequence ATGAATGTGCATGAGTTTCAGGCGAAGCAGTTGTTTGCGCAGTTCGGGGTGCCGGTCCCACGCGGAAAAGAAGTGACATCTCCGGAAGCGGCGACGGCCTGGGCCAACGAGCTGAACACGCCCGTGTTTGTCGTGAAGGCGCAGATCCATGCGGGCGGCCGAGGCAAGGCGGGCGGCGTCAAGATCACCAAGGATAAGGCGGCGGTGGCAGGTCTGGCCAAGGAATTGATCGGCAAGACGCTGGTGACGCACCAGACCGGTCCCAAAGGCCGCCAGGTCCATCGGCTCCTGCTCGAAGAAGGCGCGAACATCAGCAAGGAATTGTATCTGAGCATCCTGGTGGATCGCGATTCCGGTTGGCCCGTCTTCATCGCCAGCACCGAAGGCGGGATGGAAATCGAAGAGGTCGCGGAAAAGACACCCGAAAAGATCATCAAGGAATTGATCGATCCCGCCGTGGGATTCCAGGGCTACAACGGGCGCAATGTGGCGTTTGCCCTCGGTCTCAATACGATCGAACCGGCCGTGATGAACCCCTTCATTCAGATGATGGGGAATCTCTATCGCATGTTTATGGAAAAGCACGCGGCGATGGTCGAGATCAACCCGCTCATCATCACCAAGGAAAAGACGATCGTCGCCCTCGACGGCAAAGTGTCCTTCGACGACAACGCGCTGTTCAAGCATGCCGATGTTCAGCAGATGCGCGATCTCAACGAAGAAGAGCCGCTGGAAATCGAAGCCGGTGCGAGCAATCTGAATTACGTCAAGCTGGACGGCAACATCGGTTGCATGGTCAACGGCGCGGGTCTGGCCATGGCGACGATGGATGTGATCAAGCTGGCGGGTAGCGAGCCGGCGAACTTCCTGGATGTCGGCGGCGGCGCGACCAAAGAAACCGTGGCAGCCGGATTCCGGATTCTCCTCAAGGATCCGAACGTCAAGGGCATCTTCATCAACATTTTCGGCGGCATCGTGCGCTGCGAGCGCATTGCCAACGGCGTGATCGAAGCGGCCAAGGAAGTGAAGATCACGGTGCCGCTGGTGGTTCGCTTGCAGGGAACGAATGCGGAAGAAGGTCGCAAGCTATTGGCAGAGTCCGGCTTGAAACTCGAAGTGGCCAACGACTTGTGGGAAGCGGCGCAGAAGATTGTGAAGCTGACCGGAAAAGCGGCGTAG
- a CDS encoding FAD-binding protein: MDIHALQQIVHKTRDARRKQTLPKFSPADRDQLIHKYHPDYRASAYRPIRFGPNIDEKTVVELATLLEGDSLIQDDVDLTPDYTTDVLVIGGGGAGCAAALHAHGAGAKVILATKLRLGDSNSVMAQGGMQISVAPEDSPVTHFLDTLKGGHMHNDHDLLKTMVDDGPAIAKWLIELGVLFDRQADGNLHVKKGGGSSKPRLLTCSDYTGLEIMRVLKDEVLNQKIQLLEFCAAVELLSDENGQCSGAIFKDLDNHRYVVVAAKSVILATGGIGRLHIQGFPTSNHYGATGDGLCLSYRMGAKLAHIDTFQYHPSGAVFPEQLVGQLVTEGIRSEGGHLVNAKGERFVNELDTRDVVSSSIIRECEEGRGIRTMSGRVGVWLDTPLLDVEHGPGTVEKHFPAMLMQFDRFGIDISKDPVLIYPTLHYQNGGVKIDTNSETNVKNLFVAGEASGGLHGRNRLMGNSLLDLMVFGKRSGLTAAGRAGSMKQGKLTVQHLQRFRADAKKHGNLSNVISPMVLPAYTRKES, encoded by the coding sequence ATGGATATTCACGCGCTCCAACAGATTGTGCACAAAACTCGGGATGCTCGCCGGAAGCAAACTCTTCCCAAGTTTTCTCCTGCCGATCGCGATCAGCTGATTCACAAGTATCACCCGGACTATCGGGCGAGTGCCTATCGTCCCATCCGGTTCGGTCCCAATATCGACGAGAAGACGGTCGTCGAGTTGGCGACGTTGCTCGAAGGAGACAGCCTGATCCAGGACGATGTGGATCTGACTCCGGACTACACCACCGATGTGCTGGTGATCGGCGGCGGCGGGGCCGGTTGCGCTGCGGCGTTGCACGCGCACGGAGCCGGCGCAAAAGTCATTCTGGCCACCAAGCTCAGACTGGGCGATTCCAATAGCGTGATGGCGCAGGGCGGGATGCAGATCTCCGTGGCGCCGGAGGATTCTCCGGTCACGCATTTCCTCGATACCCTCAAGGGCGGCCACATGCACAACGACCATGATCTGTTGAAGACCATGGTGGATGACGGACCTGCGATCGCCAAGTGGCTCATCGAACTGGGGGTGTTGTTCGATCGCCAAGCCGATGGAAATCTGCATGTGAAGAAAGGCGGCGGCAGCTCCAAGCCGCGGCTTCTGACCTGCTCGGACTATACCGGTCTGGAGATCATGCGGGTGCTCAAGGACGAAGTGCTGAATCAAAAGATCCAGCTGTTGGAATTCTGCGCAGCCGTGGAGTTGCTCAGCGATGAGAACGGTCAGTGCAGCGGCGCCATTTTCAAGGATTTGGACAATCACCGGTATGTCGTCGTGGCCGCAAAGTCGGTGATCCTCGCGACCGGCGGGATCGGCCGTCTCCACATCCAAGGATTCCCGACCAGCAATCACTACGGTGCGACCGGCGACGGGCTCTGTCTTTCTTACCGCATGGGTGCAAAGCTGGCGCACATCGATACGTTCCAATATCACCCCTCCGGCGCAGTTTTCCCCGAGCAGTTGGTGGGACAGTTGGTGACCGAAGGAATTCGTTCGGAAGGCGGTCATCTGGTCAATGCCAAGGGTGAACGGTTCGTGAACGAGCTCGACACCCGCGACGTTGTCTCGTCCTCCATCATCCGCGAGTGCGAAGAGGGCCGCGGTATCCGTACGATGTCGGGTCGGGTGGGTGTCTGGCTGGACACGCCGCTGCTTGATGTAGAGCACGGACCCGGTACTGTTGAGAAACACTTCCCGGCGATGCTGATGCAGTTCGACCGGTTCGGCATCGATATCAGTAAAGATCCTGTGTTGATCTATCCGACGCTGCACTATCAGAACGGCGGCGTGAAGATCGATACGAATTCTGAAACCAACGTGAAGAATTTGTTCGTGGCCGGCGAAGCCTCCGGAGGCCTCCACGGACGCAATCGATTGATGGGGAATTCGTTGCTCGACCTGATGGTCTTCGGCAAGCGCTCGGGATTGACGGCCGCCGGGCGTGCCGGCTCGATGAAGCAGGGGAAGCTCACCGTGCAGCATCTGCAGCGGTTCCGGGCCGATGCGAAAAAACACGGCAATCTGAGCAATGTGATCTCGCCCATGGTCCTCCCAGCCTACACCAGAAAAGAGAGCTAA
- a CDS encoding 2Fe-2S iron-sulfur cluster-binding protein translates to MAQEDSNVIDQPEVMKPRMVSIEISGKKYEVPEGITVIKALWYTGQEVVRGAGCLGGFCGACATYYRTKDDPKVRTCLACQMAVQDGMSFTIMPPFPARKATYDIQTLKDPKQDLFNLYPEAPLCRNCNACTEACPQKIDVREGVWKAVFGDFKSVSEMFMDCVMCGMCTPVCIADIAPNLVALYVSRAQGAHFTEKPLGLDVRIKEIQDGRFNDEWKKVLAMSEKELADHCATVK, encoded by the coding sequence ATGGCACAAGAAGACAGCAACGTAATCGATCAGCCTGAGGTGATGAAGCCCCGGATGGTCTCGATCGAAATCTCCGGCAAGAAGTATGAGGTGCCGGAGGGCATCACCGTCATCAAGGCTCTGTGGTACACGGGGCAGGAAGTGGTGCGGGGAGCCGGTTGTCTCGGCGGGTTCTGCGGCGCCTGTGCGACCTACTATCGGACGAAGGACGATCCCAAGGTACGGACATGCCTGGCTTGCCAGATGGCGGTGCAGGACGGGATGTCGTTCACGATCATGCCGCCGTTTCCCGCGCGGAAGGCGACCTACGACATCCAAACGCTCAAAGATCCCAAACAGGACCTGTTCAATCTTTATCCTGAAGCCCCGCTCTGCCGGAATTGCAACGCCTGCACCGAAGCCTGTCCCCAGAAGATCGATGTCCGCGAAGGGGTCTGGAAAGCGGTCTTCGGTGATTTCAAGAGCGTGTCAGAAATGTTTATGGACTGTGTCATGTGCGGGATGTGCACGCCGGTCTGCATCGCCGACATTGCACCCAACCTGGTGGCGCTCTATGTGAGTCGCGCCCAGGGCGCGCACTTTACCGAAAAGCCGTTGGGGCTGGATGTGCGGATCAAGGAAATTCAGGACGGACGATTCAACGATGAGTGGAAGAAGGTTCTTGCGATGAGTGAGAAGGAACTCGCCGACCACTGTGCGACCGTAAAATAG